The sequence GTCCGGCAAGGTCATCAACGCCATCGCCGAGGTCATGCCCGAGCTGTGGGGCGGCTCCGCCGACCTCGCGGAGTCGAACAACACGACCATCGAGTCGGCGCCGTCCTTCGTGCCCGCCGAGCGCTCCACCGACATGTGGAAGGGCGACCCCTACGGCCGCGTCCTCCACTTCGGCATCCGCGAGCACGCCATGGGCGCGATCCTCAACGGCATCGTCCTGCACGGCAACACCCGCCCCTTCGGCGGCACGTTCCTCATCTTCAGCGACTACATGCGCCCGGCGGTCCGTCTCGCCGCGCTCATGAAGGCGCCGTCGATCTTCGTCTGGACGCACGACTCGGTCGCCCTCGGCGGCGACGGGCCGACGCACCAGCCGGTGGAGCAGCTCGCCAGCCTCCGCGCCATCCCGGGCCTCGACGTCATCCGCCCCGCGGACGCCAACGAGACCGCCCAGGCGTGGAAGACCATCCTCACGCGCCGCATGGGCCCGGCGGGTCTCGCGCTCTCGCGCCAGAACCTGCCCGTCGTCGAGCGCGGCACGGGCGAGGCCACGGCCACCGAGTACGCCTCGGCCGCGGGCGTCGCCAAGGGCGCCTACGTCCTCGCCGACGCCGAGGGCACGCCCGACGTGATCCTCATCGCCACGGGCTCCGAGGTGCAGTTCGCGCTGGAGGCCCGCGAGGCCCTCGCCGCGGACGGCGTCCAGGCCCGCGTCGTCAGCGCCCCGAGCCTCGAGTGGTTCGAGGAGCAGGACGCCGCGTACAAGGAGCACGTCCTCCCCGAGGCGGTCGCCGCGCGCGTCTCCGTCGAGGCGGGCGTCTCGCTCTCCTGGAAGCAGTACGTCGGGCACCACGGCCGCAGCATCTCGATCGAGCACTTCGGCGCCAGCGCCGAGTACGAGGTCCTGTACCGCGAGTTCGGCATCACGACGGAGGCCGTCGTGGCCGCCGCCAAGGAGTCCATCGCCTCCCTCTAGCAGCTGACGAGGAGCGGGGCGGCCGAGCTGCTCCGCTCCCCGCCGGCTCACCCCGACCGTCCCGCCCCACCGGCGCCTCGGACGGGTGACCGGAGGGGCGCGTGCGCGCGCCCCTCCCCCCGAACCCCTCCAACCAGCACGAAGAAGGCAACATGACCGACACCACTTCCCCCACCGCGCAGCTCTCCGCCGCGGGCGTCAGCATCTGGCTCGACGACCTGTCCCGCGAGCGCATCGATGCCAAGGGCATCGAGAAGGTGATCGCCGAGCGCGACGTCGTCGGCATCACGACGAACCCCACCATCTTCGCGTCGGCCCTCGCCAAGGGCGAGGCGTACGACGCCCAGGTCCGCGAGCTCGCGGCCGACGGCGCCGACGTCGACCGCGCGGTCTTCGAGATCACCACCCGCGACGTCGGCGAGGCCGCGCGCATCTTCCGCCCCGTCTACGACCGCACCGCCGGCTTCGACGGCCGCGTCTCCATCGAGGTCTCCCCCGACTTCGCCAACGACACCCAGGCGACCATCGACGAGGCCCACAAGCTGTGGGACAAGATCGCCGAGCCCAACGTCATGATCAAGATCCCCGCGACCCGCGAGGGCCTCGAGGCGATCACCGAGGTCATCGGCGCCGGCATCAGCGTCAACGTCACCCTGATCTTCAGCCTCGAGCGCTACCGCGAGGTCATCAACGCGTACCTCACCGGCCTCGAGAAGGCCAAGGCAGCGGGCATCGACCTGTCGACCATCCACTCGGTCGCCTCCTTCTTCGTGTCGCGCGTCGACACCGAGATCGACAAGCGCCTCGACGCGCTCGGCACGGACGAGGCCACCGCGCTCAAGAGCAAGGCCGGCGTCGCCAACGCGCAGCTCGCCTACCAGGCGTTCGAGCAGACCTTCGCGTCCGAGCGGGCCCAGGGCCTCCTCGGCGCCGGCGCCAACAAGCAGCGCCCCCTCTGGGCCTCGACGGGCGTCAAGAGCCCCGACCTGCCCGACACGCTCTACGTCACGCAGCTCGTCGCCGCGGACGTGGTCAACACGATGCCGGAGAAGACGCTCGACGCGACCTTCGACCACGGCGTCATCGAGGGCGACACCATCACCGGGTCCTACGACGCCGCGAACGACGTCCTCAACCGCGTCGACGCGCTCGGCATCTCCTACAAGGAGGTCACCGAGCTCCTCGAGACCGAGGGCGTCGAGAAGTTCAAGGTGTCGTGGAGCGAGCTCATCGAGACCGTGACGAACGCCCTGGACGGCGCCAAGTGAGCGTCCGCATCGCGCTGAGCGGCGCGGCGGCCACCGCCGTCGAGACCCACGTCCCCGCCCTCGTCGAGGCCCACGTCGCGTCCGGCATCACCGGGCTCGACGGCACCCTCTGGGGCTCTGACGCCGAGTCCGAGGCCATCAAGCGCCTCGGCTGGACGCAGGCGGTCTCCGTCTCGCGTCCCCTCGTCGCCGAGATCGAGGCGCTCCGCGAGGAGCTCCGCGGCCAGGGCGTCGACCACATCGTCCTCGGCGGCATGGGCGGATCCTCGCTCGCGCCCGAGGTCATCACCCGCACCGCGGGCGTCGAGCTCACCGTCCTCGACTCGACCGATCCCGGCCAGGTCCTGGCGGCGCTCGACGACCGCCTCGCCACCACGGCCGTCGTCATCTCGTCGAAGTCCGGCTCCACGCTCGAGACCGACAGCCAGAAGCGCGTCTACGAGAGGTCCTTCCGCGAGGCGGGCATCGACCCGACCGCGCGCATCGTCATCGTGACCGACCCGGGCTCCCCGCTCGACGAGTCGGCACGCGCCGACGGCTACCGCGTCTTCAACGCCGACCCCGACGTGGGCGGCCGCTACAGCGCGCTCACCGCGTTCGGCCTCGTGCCGTCCGGCCTCGCCGGCGCCGACATCTCCGGCCTGCTCGACGAGGCGGAGGCCGCGTCCGCGCAGCTCGCCGTCGACGACGTGTCGAACCCGGGCCTCGTGCTCGGCGCCGCGATCGCCGGCACCTCGCCGCTGAAGGACAAGCTCGGCATCGTCTCCGACGGCACGCACATCGTCGGCTTCGGCGACTGGGTCGAGCAGCTCATCGCGGAGTCGACGGGCAAGCTCGGCACGGGTCTCCTGCCCGTCGTGCTGCCGACCGACGCCCCCGAGCTGTCGCTCGGCCTGGCCGACCTCCAGATCGCGCGCCTCGTCGCCGACGTCGACGCGCACGACGCGGCCGAGGGCGAGATCGTCATCAGCGGCACGCTCGGCGCGCAGATCCTCACGTGGGAGTACGCCGTCGCCGTCGCGGGCCGTCTGCTCGAGATCAACCCGTTCGACCAGCCCGACGTGGAGGCCGCCAAGGTCGCCGCGCGCGGCCTGCTCGACGACCGTCCCGCGCCCGAGGCCCCCGTCGTGACGACGGACGGCATCGAGGTGCGCGGCACGGGCGACGTCACCGAGGGCGCGACCGACGTGTCGTCCGCCGTCGACGCCCTGCTCGCGCAGGTCGGTCCCA is a genomic window of Clavibacter capsici containing:
- the tal gene encoding transaldolase; the protein is MTDTTSPTAQLSAAGVSIWLDDLSRERIDAKGIEKVIAERDVVGITTNPTIFASALAKGEAYDAQVRELAADGADVDRAVFEITTRDVGEAARIFRPVYDRTAGFDGRVSIEVSPDFANDTQATIDEAHKLWDKIAEPNVMIKIPATREGLEAITEVIGAGISVNVTLIFSLERYREVINAYLTGLEKAKAAGIDLSTIHSVASFFVSRVDTEIDKRLDALGTDEATALKSKAGVANAQLAYQAFEQTFASERAQGLLGAGANKQRPLWASTGVKSPDLPDTLYVTQLVAADVVNTMPEKTLDATFDHGVIEGDTITGSYDAANDVLNRVDALGISYKEVTELLETEGVEKFKVSWSELIETVTNALDGAK
- a CDS encoding glucose-6-phosphate isomerase; protein product: MSVRIALSGAAATAVETHVPALVEAHVASGITGLDGTLWGSDAESEAIKRLGWTQAVSVSRPLVAEIEALREELRGQGVDHIVLGGMGGSSLAPEVITRTAGVELTVLDSTDPGQVLAALDDRLATTAVVISSKSGSTLETDSQKRVYERSFREAGIDPTARIVIVTDPGSPLDESARADGYRVFNADPDVGGRYSALTAFGLVPSGLAGADISGLLDEAEAASAQLAVDDVSNPGLVLGAAIAGTSPLKDKLGIVSDGTHIVGFGDWVEQLIAESTGKLGTGLLPVVLPTDAPELSLGLADLQIARLVADVDAHDAAEGEIVISGTLGAQILTWEYAVAVAGRLLEINPFDQPDVEAAKVAARGLLDDRPAPEAPVVTTDGIEVRGTGDVTEGATDVSSAVDALLAQVGPTGYVAVQAFVDRLALPELERLRDAVARKVGRPVTFGWGPRFLHSTGQFHKGGTPVGVFLQITADAAEDLAIPDRPFTFGELIQAQAAGDATVLAEHGRPVLRLNLTDPTTDARALLSTLE